In a genomic window of Myotis daubentonii chromosome 18, mMyoDau2.1, whole genome shotgun sequence:
- the LOC132220668 gene encoding pleckstrin homology domain-containing family A member 5-like isoform X2 encodes MADEPAWLDLLGRWTYGVDPGGRVFFINDEEKSTSWVHPGTKSPIQSGYCSSPGLPRGWEMDSTREGAVYFIKERQRL; translated from the exons ATGGCCGATGAGCCCGCCTGGCTGGACCTGCTGGGCCGGTGGACCTACGGAGTGGACCCCGGTGGGAGAGTCTTCTTCATCAA TGATGAGGAAAAGTCAACCAGTTGGGTGCACCCTGGTACGAAATCCCCCATCCAGAGTGGATACTGCTCCAGCCCAG GTTTGcccaggggctgggagatggatTCCACCCGGGAAGGAGCCGTGTATTTCATCAA